GGCTTGGCGGCGAGTTTTCGCTGTTGTTGATCACCGGCCCCAATACCGGTGGCAAGACGGTAGCCCTCAAAACCACCGGCTTGCTGGCCCTGATGGCACAGGCCGGCATGCAAATTCCAGCCGATCAACCGTCGCGTTTGCCGGTGTTTCAGTACATCTTTGCCGACATCGGTGATGAGCAGAGCATCGAACAGAGCCTCAGTACCTTCTCGTCGCACATGGCGAATATTATCCGCGTGCTACAAACGTTGACGGCTGCACAACAAATGCCATCGGAGAGCGACGCATACGCCCTGTTCGATGACCGCCGACCGGCAGCGCTGGTTCTGTTCGACGAATTAGGTGCCGGTACCGATCCGGTAGAAGGCGCAGCCCTGGCACGAGCGATTATTGGCCGCCTGCTTGAGCTGGGAGTACTGGGTATTGCTACCACCCATTATGCCGAGCTGAAGGCATTTGCGTACACGACTCCAGGGGTGCAGAATGCCTCAGTTGAGTTTGATATCGAGACCCTGGCGCCAACCTACCGGTTAAGTATCGGTATCCCCGGTCGTTCAAATGCCCTGGCGATTGCCGCCCGTCTGGGCTTAGACCCGACACTGATCGAACAGGCGCGCTCTTTTATCGACCGCAAAGAGGCGCAGGTTGAAGACTTGCTGGCCGGCATTCAGCGTGAACGTGATGCCGCTGCCGCCGCATTACAGCGTGCCGAGGAATTGCGGCTTGACGCCGAACGCTACCGTGACCGGCTGGCGGCTGAACAACAGGCCTTTGCCGCCGAACGGGCCGCAGCACTTGAAGCCGCCCGTGCCGAGATCGAAGCAGAACTGCGGGAAGTCCGTCAGCAACTACGCCGGTTACGTGAAGAGTTTCGCACCGTCAATATATCACGCCAGTGGCTTGAAGAAGCCGAGAAACGACTGGCGACGACTGCCGAGCAGTCACAACAGGCCGTTGCCCGTCTAAACGTGCAGACCCAACCTGCGCCACCACCCCCAGCCGAAAAGCCGTTACAGGTTGGCGATCAGGTACAGGTTACTTCCATCGGCCTGAACGGCGAAATTGTCGCCATTGATGAAGAGGATCAAACTGCCACGGTACAGGTTGGCGGCTTCCGCATGACAGTCAGCTTCAACGATCTGAAGCGGGCAAAGGGCAAAAGTGATGACGGCCAGCGCTTTACCCCTCCGGCACGAACCGTTCATCTTCCCCCAACACCCGATGTCTCGATGACCTTCGACATGCGGGGCTGGCGAGCGGCTGAGGTGAGTGATCGTCTGGATCGCTATCTAAACGATGCGTATCTCGCCGGCCTGCACCAGGTACGCCTGATCCACGGCAAAGGCACCGGTGCGCTGCGCCAGGTGGTGCGAGAACTTCTGGCCGGTCACCCACTGGTAGCCTCGTTCAGCAGTGGTGGCCGCGATGGTGGTGATGGTGTCACGATTGCGACGCTTGTCGACCGGTGATGACATCTTGCCTGCTCGCGGGAGTCATGTTTGTATGATAAACGATGCAACCGTCTCGGCTCCCGCACCTCACCCCCTGACCCTCGCTCCGCTTCCATCGGGCGAGTGGGGAGTGGAGAGAGGGGATGGACGTGCTCCATATAGCTCCCGTTCACCTTGCCCACGCTTCCAGCGGGCTATGCATTACCCACATGTCACGCTGTGTGAGGCCGGACTGCAAGCGCTCCTCGTGGCGTGGGCTTCCAGCCCGCGTGCAGGCATCATCACCACCGCCGGCAGGTGCTGGCCATGACCGCTGGTGCGCAGGCACGCACCTATTACAACATAACCGTCTACACGCAGGGATCGCATGCATGCCTGACCGCCTCGATGCTCGAACGAGCACATCCAGTATCCCCGTGACCAGCATGAGGAACGGTGGGCCACGCGCCGGATCGTGTGTACGCCTGCTGCGGCAGCGTGGCTGCCGCACGCCACACATTGCGCCACGGGTAACACCGCCGGAAACCCGTATCCACCCCGGCGGGTGCAGCGGAAATGACGTTTGCCGGGTCTGTGATCACTCCTGGCGTGATCGTGTGATGTCCCTCATTCACTGCATCCCTTGGATGGTAAGGTGAACGGCACAGGCACCGTCCGTAGGGGCGGGTTTAGAACCCGCCCCTACAGCCATCCCCATCATCAGGGTCGCGTAGGCAACAGGTGCGCGATAGCACAGTGTGATGACAGACGTTCGAGCACTCTACCCCACGGTTCGGCACGACGTCTCCCACTGCAATCATGCCGCGTTCCGTCCCTGATGCGCACCGCTCACGGTACGACTGTTCCCTGGCATGTTGCTCACGATAGCATATGGTTGACACCATGCGTATAGTTGTGGGTAATGCATAGCCCAGCAGGGGTGGGCCGGGGTGGGGGTATGCTCCCGCACCTCACCCTCTGGCCCTTGCACCTCACCCACCAGGAGCCTGGGTGACGTACACGGCATGAATGTCGGTGAACAGAGAAGAAAGCACCTGCCGGGAGCGCGAGCCTCCGGCTCGCTCCCCACCTGACACAGCCCCCTGTGCCTGCTTCCTGCGGGATCAAAATGCGATATTACCTCCACTTCATCCGTAGACAACCAGAGGGTTCTTCCTGGAATATTGCAGCCGAAGCGAGTGGTGTAGCTTTGCAGAGAATCAAAAAACACCGGCTCGTGCCGGTGCTGTAGTGGTGGGCCCCGTGGGACTCGAACCCACAACCGATTGATTAAGAGTCAACTGCTCTGCCAATTGAGCTAGAGGCCCGCTGAGAATATACAACAAGTGTCGCTGTTTGTCAACCTCATTGCGGGTGTTCATGGGGCTAACGCTCGTACCGACAACATCCGGGTTCTACCAGAGATTTGGTCACGAAACAGGTGATACGCTGCACTCCCCGGCAGCCTATTGAGTCAGGATTGTAATATCAAATCTGATCCAGTACAATGCATAGTACGCGAACCAGAACATACTCTTGCAGCCCTCGCTTGCCGCAACCCTCGTAGTGGCAACGTGAACGGGTACATGCACCGTCCGTAGGGGCAGGTTTAGAACCCGCCCCAACGGTACCCGTCCATCTGTATCAACGGATCATCACGGAGGGGAAAGATGATCGCGAATCCCCGCATATTCGGTGCCCGGCAGTGATGCACAGTATCACTCAAGATTTGATACGAACCACCCACCTTTCGCGCAGCGAGATACGGTTGTCACCCTACTTCACCCGTTATTAACAGTTGGTAGTGAATTCTTTCCGCTAAAACAGTTGCAGTCGGGATAGGATCAGGGTAGTGCCCGTGCATCAGTTTGGGAGAAGTGCGATGACGACACCTGCGACCGATACCACTGCTGACCGGAATCCTCGTCCTGTTGGTGATAATCGCCAAAAGATACTGGAAGCGACGATGAAACGGTTTCAGTATCAGGGCGATGCGCTGATCGAAGTGTTGCACAAAGCGCAAGAACTGTACGGCTTTCTCTCGCCAGAGCTGCTCGGTGAGGTTGCCCGTCGCCTCAAGCTGCCACCCAGTCGGGTGTATGGGGTTGCTACCTTTTACCACTTCTTCTCACTGGCACCCCAGGGCGAACACAGTTGTACGGTCTGTCTGGGCACTGCCTGCTACGTGCGCGGTGCAGCAATCTTGCTGCGTGAACTGGAAGCATTGAGTGGCGTCCAGGCCGGGCGGACAAGTGCAGATGGTCGGTTTTCGCTGCTGACTGCTCGCTGTCTCGGTGCTTGCGGCATTGCGCCTGCCGTCGTTCTTGATGGGGAAGTGGTTGGTCATGCTGATCGCTCCGACCTGAAAGCTCGCATTCAGGCGTTGCTGAAACGCGAGGAGTAATGTATGGATCTTCACGAACTGGAAGCGATTGCTGAACGAGAACAGGCACAACGTGCGCGTTTCCGCATCCTCTGCTGCGCTGCTGCCGGTTGCCAGGCTTCCGGCAGCCTGGAGATTAAGCGTCGCTTAGAACTGGTGCTCTCCGCTGCCGGCAAACAGGCTGATGTTGACGTTGTTCCGGTTGGGTGCATGGGATTGTGCGGTCACGGCCCGTTAGTTCGTCTGGAACCGACCGGAAAGGTGTTCGAGCGCGTTACGCCGGCGGATGCCGAAGAGCTTGTCGCTGCGCTCGATCAGGGTTCGTGCAACGTGCAGCAATGTAACCTGAACCATCCTTTCTTCACTCGCCAGTATCCGATAGTCCTGCGTCACAGTGGTCGCATTAATCCCGAACGCATCGAGGACTATATCGCTGCGGGTGGCTACCGTATGCTCTACCACGTCATTCACGATCTGACACCGGCTGAGGTGATTCAGATGATTACGCGCAGTGGTCTGCGTGGACGTGGTGGGGCCGGCTATCCAACCGGGCTTAAGTGGGCCACTGTTGCCAAAAGCCCCGGTGAGCGGAAGTTTGTGATTTGCAATGCCGATGAAGGTGATCCCGGTGCCTTTATGGATCGCAGCGTGCTTGAGAGCGATCCGCATCTGGTGCTGGAAGGAATGGCAATCGCAGCCTACGCAGTCGGCGCCGAGCAAGGCTTTATTTATGTGCGCGGAGAGTATCCGCTGGCAATCGAACGCCTGCAAAAAGCGATAGTGCAGGCGCGACGGTTAGGTCTCCTCGGTGCCCAGATTTTTGAGAGTGGTTTCAACTTTCGGGTTGATATTCGCGTTGGTGCAGGGGCCTTTGTGTGTGGCGAAGAGACGGCCCTGATTGCCTCGATTGAAGGTCGGCGCGGCCAACCCCGGCCACGTCCGCCGTATCCGGCAGAGAGTGGTCTGTGGGGAATGCCAACTCTGATCAACAACGTTGAGACCTTTGCCAACATTTCGGCCATTATCGAGCACGGCCCGGAATGGTTTCGCCAGATTGGTACCGAACAAAGCAAAGGAACAAAGGTCTTTGCATTGACCGGTAAGATTCGCAACACCGGTTTAATCGAGGTGCCGATGGGGATCACGCTCCGCGAGATTGTCGAAGACATTGGTGATGGTACCCCCGATGGAACCCCGGTCAAGGCAGTACAAACCGGTGGCCCGTCAGGTGGCTGCATTCCGGCCAGCCTGTTTGATACGCCGGTTGATTATGAATCGCTGGCAGCGGTCGGCTCGATTATGGGGTCGGGTGGGATGGTCGTGATGGACGAGCACACGAACATGGTTGATGTCGCTCGTTTCTATATGGAGTTTTGCAAAGATGAGTCGTGCGGTAAGTGCATCCCATGTCGGGTAGGAACTGTCCAGCTCTTCAATCTACTCACCAAATTGCGCAATGGACAGGCCGGCGAGAGTGATTTGCAAACGATTGAAGCATTATGCGAACTGATGCGTGAAACAAGCCTCTGTGGCCTGGGCCAATCAGCGCCAAACCCGGTACTTAGCACCCTACACTACTTCCGACACGAATACGAACAGCTCATCGGAGCGGAGGTTGATCATGGCGGCTAAAACACTCACAATTGATGGCCATCTCGTCTCGGCCCGCCCCGGTGCAACGCTATTGGAAGCTATCCGCGACGCTGGTATTCCCATTCCTACCCTTTGTCATCTCGACGGATTATCGGATGTCGGCGCGTGTCGGCTCTGTCTGGTTGAGATCGAAGGTCAACGTCGTCTGCAACCGGCCTGTATGACGATGGTTAGCGAGGGGATGGTCGTCCACACCGCGACACCCAGGCTCCAGAATTATCGGCGTCAAATTATCGAGCTGTTGTTCGCCGAACGCAATCACGTGTGCTCTGTATGCGTAGCCAGTGGCAACTGCGAACTGCAACGATTAGCGGCGATGGTGGGGATGGATCACGTTCGCTACGAATACCTCTCTCCTGCCTGTCCCGTTGACATCTCGCACCCACGGTTCGGCATCGACCACAATCGTTGTGTGCTCTGTACGCGCTGCGTGCGCGCCTGTGACGAAATTGAAGGTGTTCATACCTGGGATGTGGCCGGACGCGGGGTTGATGCAAGAGTCATCACCGATATGAACCAGCCCTGGGGAACTTCCACCACCTGCACCAGTTGCGGGAAATGCCAGTTGGCCTGCCCAACCGGTGCCATTTTCCCGCGTGGTGTGACCGTTGGCGAACGTCCACACGACAGTGAACGCATCGCTCTGATTGTCGAAGCGCGGAAGCAACGCTGGTAGGTGCTGCGATAGAACGAACCGCAGGTGAGAGGGAGAAGTCTATGAGCCGATTACGGATTGCTACCATCTGGTTGGGTGGCTGTTCGGGCTGCCATATGTCACTGCTCGATCTCGACGAATGGTTGATCGATCTGGCCGCACGTGCCGATCTGGTCTACAGCCCGATTGCCGACGCCAAACAATTTCCGCCAGATGTTGATCTTACGTTGATCGAGGGGGCAATTGCCAGTGACGAACATCGTGAACTGGCAAAAACAGCACGTCGGCATAGCCGCTTGATTATCGCATTTGGTGACTGTGCAGTAACCGGGAACGTTACGGCACTACGCAACCCGCTTGGCCCGGCACGTACTGTACTGCAACAGGTCTACATCGAACATGGTGATCCGCGCGGTGTGATCCCACACGAACCGGGAATTGTGCCGGTATTACTCGACAAAGTCGTACCGGTTCATCAGATCATTCCGGTCGATTATTACCTGTCGGGATGCCCTCCTTCAGCGCCGCGGATTCGGGCATTGCTTGAAGCCCTGATTGAGGGCCGTGAACCACCAGCCGATATTCGCTACGGATGAAGGGCGACGATATTCTGAGCAAGGAGTACACGATGGGTCAACGTATCATCATCGATCCGGTGACACGCATCGAGGGGCATGCCAAAATCAGCATTCATCTCGATGACCATGGCGACGTTGCCGAAACACGATTTCACGTCACCGAATTTCGTGGCTTCGAGCGCTTTTGCATCGGACGACCCTTCTGGGAGATGCCGGGCATTACGGCGCGTATCTGCGGCATCTGCCCGGTGAGCCACTTGCTTGCCTCGGCCCGTGCCGGTGACGGTATCCTTGCCGTGTTGATTCCACCGGCTGCGGAAAAATTGCGCCGGTTGATGAATCTTGCCCAGATCATTCAGTCACACGCGCTCAGTTTCTTTCATCTGAGCGGGCCTGATCTGATGCTCGGTTTCGACAGTGACCCGGCGCAGCGGAATATCTTTGGACTGATCGCTGCCGACCCGGACGTGGCACGGAACGGGATTCGCCTGCGCCAGTTTGGCCAGGAAGTGATCGAGATGTTGGGTGGGCGCAAAATCCATCCGGCATGGGCCGTACCGGGAGGTGTGCGGAGCGGTTTGAGTGCGAGCAGTCGTGATCATATTCGGGCTAAGCTGCCCGAAATGCTGACCATCGCCTGCGATGCCCTTGGGCGGCTGAAACAACTCAGTGCGAAGTATCAGCGTGAAATTGAAACGTTCGGCGTGTTTCCCAGCCTCTACCTGGGTATGGTAGGGCCGGGCGGACGATGGATGCACTACGGCGGCAAGCTGCGCGTCATTGATCACACCGGTAATATCTTGATCGATGAACTCGATCCTATCGACTACCGTGATGTCATCGGCGAAGCGGTTGAGCCGTGGAGCTACCTGAAGTTTCCGTACATTCGAGCCTTGGGCTATCCGCAGGGCATGTATCGGGTAGGGCCACTGGCGCGGATCAACATCTGCACAACCATGGGTGCTGAACGGGCTGATGCTGAGTTACGCGAGTTGCGCCAGGCTGTTGGGCCGGTTATCCATGGCAGCTTCTACTATCACCACGCCCGCCTGATCGAGATTATCGCCGCGCTAGAGCGGATGGAAGTGCTGGTTGAAGACGACGATCTGCTCTCTACCGAACTCCGTGCCGATGCCGGTGTGAATCGTCACGAAGCGGTTGGCGTCAGCGAAGCGCCACGGGGCACGCTCTTCCACCATTATCGCGTCGATGAGAAAGGTTTGATTACCGATGTCAATCTGATCATTGCGACCGGTCAGAATAATCTGGCAATCAATCGCACCGTTGGTCAGATTGCACAGAGCTATATTCGGCATGGTCAGTTTGATGAAGGCATTCTCAATCGGATCGAAGCCGGGGTGCGTGCCTACGATCCGTGTCTGAGCTGCTCAACCCATGCGGTCGGTCAGATGGCGATGGAGGTGGATTTGTACAATGCCCAGGGCGAATTGATCAATCGCCTCTCCCGCTAAGGCAGCAGCATCGGAAGATAGCATCAGGAACATCACAGCACCGACCGCACGCGCCCGGTGACCCGATGGGGTAGTTCCGTCGTGGTTTGCCGACTCGAAGCCTGCACGGTGCTGTGGCGGTATTTCCTGGTGGTTACGCAACAAATTACCTGCCAGACGGAAACCCCTGATCGGGAGACAGGCGATAGGCTTGTACTCTTTTGCGGTATAATTGTATCATCGATACCAGACAACAGTGCAGAAAGGTTTGGCTATGAGAAGCATCTGCCAGCGTCGATGTCCGGTGGTCGGATCAGGAGGACTGGTCATCGGCTACGGCAGCCCGCTGCGTGGTGACGATTATGCCGGACAGGCTGCGGCTGCACGTTTGCGACAGTGGCATATGGTTGGAGTGCAGGTAATTGCCAGGGCACAGCTTACCCCAGAACTGGCAGCGGTCATTGCGCAAGCCCGGCGCGTCGTGTTTCTCGATGCTGCGGTTGATCGCACTGATGTTGATGTTCGCGTCATCGAACCGGCACTCACGTTGAATGGAAGTCATCGGAGTGATCCTCCTGCATTGCTGGCTCTGGCTCGCGTGCTGTATGGTCGTGTACCACGAGCGGTGCTGATTACTATCCCGGCCTACGATACAACCCTCAATCTATCACTCAGCCCGGCTACCGAGCGGGCAGTAGCACATGCAGCCCGCCTCGCCCGCGCGTTCCTGGGACGCCGCTATTGGGCTTTGCAGGAACGTACAGTAGGATAAGTTGTGATAGCACGTCAGACTGTTTGCAGGCAATCTACACGTTACCCAACTGGTATGGGCGGCGCGAGCGTCGCC
This genomic window from Chloroflexus aurantiacus J-10-fl contains:
- a CDS encoding endonuclease MutS2, producing MSIPESSLITLEFDVIRDRLAQYTAFSASRELALSLTPATDLAEVRRRQALTAEARLLLEEWPEVSIGGARDVRRAVQHAARGGILDGTTLREIAATLQSAALLRQRLSRLDERFPLLIDLANTLPVIPSLSEAIDRAIGDDGQVLDSASPTLARLRHEVRVAFNRLQERLQSMIHSSALAGALQEPIITVRNGRYVIPVKASHRREVRGLVHDQSGSGATLYIEPMAIVELNNRWRELQSAEAEEVQRILSTLSDQVGAAANLITSTVNTLATLDLAFALARYAIATRSTAPEIVDWRPDDPPSPEPPLRLTRARHPLLPAETVVPIDLWLGGEFSLLLITGPNTGGKTVALKTTGLLALMAQAGMQIPADQPSRLPVFQYIFADIGDEQSIEQSLSTFSSHMANIIRVLQTLTAAQQMPSESDAYALFDDRRPAALVLFDELGAGTDPVEGAALARAIIGRLLELGVLGIATTHYAELKAFAYTTPGVQNASVEFDIETLAPTYRLSIGIPGRSNALAIAARLGLDPTLIEQARSFIDRKEAQVEDLLAGIQRERDAAAAALQRAEELRLDAERYRDRLAAEQQAFAAERAAALEAARAEIEAELREVRQQLRRLREEFRTVNISRQWLEEAEKRLATTAEQSQQAVARLNVQTQPAPPPPAEKPLQVGDQVQVTSIGLNGEIVAIDEEDQTATVQVGGFRMTVSFNDLKRAKGKSDDGQRFTPPARTVHLPPTPDVSMTFDMRGWRAAEVSDRLDRYLNDAYLAGLHQVRLIHGKGTGALRQVVRELLAGHPLVASFSSGGRDGGDGVTIATLVDR
- the hoxE gene encoding bidirectional hydrogenase complex protein HoxE translates to MTTPATDTTADRNPRPVGDNRQKILEATMKRFQYQGDALIEVLHKAQELYGFLSPELLGEVARRLKLPPSRVYGVATFYHFFSLAPQGEHSCTVCLGTACYVRGAAILLRELEALSGVQAGRTSADGRFSLLTARCLGACGIAPAVVLDGEVVGHADRSDLKARIQALLKREE
- a CDS encoding NuoF family protein, which codes for MDLHELEAIAEREQAQRARFRILCCAAAGCQASGSLEIKRRLELVLSAAGKQADVDVVPVGCMGLCGHGPLVRLEPTGKVFERVTPADAEELVAALDQGSCNVQQCNLNHPFFTRQYPIVLRHSGRINPERIEDYIAAGGYRMLYHVIHDLTPAEVIQMITRSGLRGRGGAGYPTGLKWATVAKSPGERKFVICNADEGDPGAFMDRSVLESDPHLVLEGMAIAAYAVGAEQGFIYVRGEYPLAIERLQKAIVQARRLGLLGAQIFESGFNFRVDIRVGAGAFVCGEETALIASIEGRRGQPRPRPPYPAESGLWGMPTLINNVETFANISAIIEHGPEWFRQIGTEQSKGTKVFALTGKIRNTGLIEVPMGITLREIVEDIGDGTPDGTPVKAVQTGGPSGGCIPASLFDTPVDYESLAAVGSIMGSGGMVVMDEHTNMVDVARFYMEFCKDESCGKCIPCRVGTVQLFNLLTKLRNGQAGESDLQTIEALCELMRETSLCGLGQSAPNPVLSTLHYFRHEYEQLIGAEVDHGG
- the hoxU gene encoding bidirectional hydrogenase complex protein HoxU; its protein translation is MAAKTLTIDGHLVSARPGATLLEAIRDAGIPIPTLCHLDGLSDVGACRLCLVEIEGQRRLQPACMTMVSEGMVVHTATPRLQNYRRQIIELLFAERNHVCSVCVASGNCELQRLAAMVGMDHVRYEYLSPACPVDISHPRFGIDHNRCVLCTRCVRACDEIEGVHTWDVAGRGVDARVITDMNQPWGTSTTCTSCGKCQLACPTGAIFPRGVTVGERPHDSERIALIVEARKQRW
- a CDS encoding oxidoreductase, which produces MSRLRIATIWLGGCSGCHMSLLDLDEWLIDLAARADLVYSPIADAKQFPPDVDLTLIEGAIASDEHRELAKTARRHSRLIIAFGDCAVTGNVTALRNPLGPARTVLQQVYIEHGDPRGVIPHEPGIVPVLLDKVVPVHQIIPVDYYLSGCPPSAPRIRALLEALIEGREPPADIRYG
- a CDS encoding Ni/Fe hydrogenase subunit alpha yields the protein MGQRIIIDPVTRIEGHAKISIHLDDHGDVAETRFHVTEFRGFERFCIGRPFWEMPGITARICGICPVSHLLASARAGDGILAVLIPPAAEKLRRLMNLAQIIQSHALSFFHLSGPDLMLGFDSDPAQRNIFGLIAADPDVARNGIRLRQFGQEVIEMLGGRKIHPAWAVPGGVRSGLSASSRDHIRAKLPEMLTIACDALGRLKQLSAKYQREIETFGVFPSLYLGMVGPGGRWMHYGGKLRVIDHTGNILIDELDPIDYRDVIGEAVEPWSYLKFPYIRALGYPQGMYRVGPLARINICTTMGAERADAELRELRQAVGPVIHGSFYYHHARLIEIIAALERMEVLVEDDDLLSTELRADAGVNRHEAVGVSEAPRGTLFHHYRVDEKGLITDVNLIIATGQNNLAINRTVGQIAQSYIRHGQFDEGILNRIEAGVRAYDPCLSCSTHAVGQMAMEVDLYNAQGELINRLSR
- a CDS encoding hydrogenase maturation protease: MRSICQRRCPVVGSGGLVIGYGSPLRGDDYAGQAAAARLRQWHMVGVQVIARAQLTPELAAVIAQARRVVFLDAAVDRTDVDVRVIEPALTLNGSHRSDPPALLALARVLYGRVPRAVLITIPAYDTTLNLSLSPATERAVAHAARLARAFLGRRYWALQERTVG